One window of Phycisphaeraceae bacterium genomic DNA carries:
- a CDS encoding DnaJ domain-containing protein: MSQRDYYEVLGVPRTANADEIRRAHRKLARQFHPDVNKSPDAARKFAELQQAYEVLSDSGKRAAYDKFGHNQPGAASQSAGQSGPFRWSTSGGSGGFDFEAEDLGSVFDAFFGSRYGQSQPSQQAGQRAQRPRRAQRQQTVQIRVPFLVASRGGTHSTHISIDGVQKTVEVAIPPGTAEGTKLRVKPPGSETHIVFVVAIEPHPVLTRLDSGRGNLDLALDVPLTIPEAVLGATVRVPTLDGSADLAIPPGSSSGRKLRLRGLGIRLSDGTAGDLYATVRIIAPEPSRITPELRSELEALASRLRSPRDGPGWPK; this comes from the coding sequence ATGTCCCAACGCGACTACTACGAAGTGCTCGGCGTGCCTCGAACCGCGAACGCGGACGAGATCCGCCGCGCGCATCGCAAGCTCGCGCGTCAGTTCCACCCGGATGTCAACAAGTCGCCGGACGCCGCGCGGAAATTCGCCGAACTCCAGCAGGCCTACGAAGTCCTCTCCGACTCAGGCAAAAGAGCGGCATACGACAAATTCGGGCACAACCAACCGGGCGCCGCCTCGCAAAGCGCAGGACAATCGGGGCCGTTCCGCTGGTCAACCTCTGGCGGCTCAGGCGGCTTCGACTTCGAAGCCGAAGATCTCGGCTCCGTCTTCGACGCCTTCTTCGGCTCGCGCTACGGGCAGTCGCAGCCCAGCCAACAGGCCGGACAGAGAGCACAAAGACCCCGCAGAGCCCAACGACAACAAACCGTGCAGATCCGCGTTCCCTTCCTCGTCGCATCTCGAGGCGGCACCCACTCGACTCACATCTCGATCGACGGTGTGCAGAAGACAGTCGAGGTCGCAATTCCGCCCGGAACCGCCGAAGGAACCAAGCTCCGCGTGAAGCCCCCGGGCAGCGAGACCCACATCGTCTTCGTCGTTGCGATCGAGCCCCACCCCGTCCTCACACGACTCGATTCCGGCCGCGGCAACCTGGACCTCGCTCTGGATGTGCCTCTGACGATTCCCGAAGCGGTCCTCGGTGCCACCGTCCGCGTCCCTACACTTGACGGTTCGGCGGATCTGGCGATCCCGCCCGGGTCGAGTTCCGGTCGTAAACTACGCTTGCGAGGGCTGGGCATTCGGCTCTCAGATGGCACTGCGGGCGACCTTTACGCAACCGTGCGCATCATCGCTCCGGAGCCATCACGCATCACGCCCGAACTCCGGTCAGAACTCGAAGCCCTCGCCTCGCGATTGCGATCGCCGAGAGACGGACCCGGTTGGCCTAAGTGA
- a CDS encoding FKBP-type peptidyl-prolyl cis-trans isomerase, with protein sequence MLRTLMSRVACLTLLVGASHANALQPSSSDGIVAPAWSSSETRTVGEMLAGVWKSGSVAQSDGQGSIGIVMAIAHVNVEGVPDALYVEAAREDALWQPYRQAIFQVYAYKGGLRLRTYEIRNNPGIKNAIVGFVYAPELMPTLTRDDLIATLDLDLKNSGAGFVGQTPYPYPTGVGGAVEMTSRIELSPTALASMDQGIAADGSIAWGSSEGEKYEFTKIESPVSVTRTPEGVVMITLAKGEGEPLADGQLATVHYTGYIDDGYSFDSSRKRAQPMTFRWPGQMIPGWNLGVAGLKNGERRRVIIPSDLGYGPNGNPQARIPGNARLTFDIECVLLQDAPVQSQPSPSGGH encoded by the coding sequence ATGCTCCGAACCCTGATGTCCAGAGTCGCTTGTCTGACGCTGCTTGTCGGAGCGTCCCACGCAAACGCGTTGCAGCCATCATCCTCCGATGGGATCGTCGCGCCCGCATGGTCCTCGAGCGAGACACGCACCGTCGGAGAGATGCTCGCGGGTGTCTGGAAGTCCGGTTCCGTCGCCCAGTCAGATGGACAGGGTTCCATCGGCATCGTGATGGCGATCGCGCATGTCAATGTTGAGGGCGTGCCCGATGCCCTGTACGTCGAAGCCGCACGCGAAGACGCCCTCTGGCAGCCCTATCGCCAGGCGATCTTCCAGGTGTACGCCTACAAGGGCGGTCTGCGCCTCCGCACATACGAGATCCGCAACAACCCCGGTATCAAGAACGCGATCGTCGGCTTTGTCTACGCCCCCGAACTCATGCCGACGCTCACCCGCGACGACCTCATCGCAACTCTCGATCTCGATCTGAAGAACTCCGGCGCGGGGTTCGTCGGCCAGACGCCCTATCCCTATCCCACGGGCGTCGGCGGCGCGGTCGAGATGACCAGCCGCATCGAGCTCTCACCCACAGCCCTTGCCTCGATGGATCAGGGCATTGCCGCCGATGGCTCCATTGCCTGGGGATCGAGCGAGGGAGAGAAGTACGAGTTCACAAAGATCGAAAGCCCCGTGAGCGTCACCAGAACGCCCGAGGGTGTTGTCATGATCACCCTCGCCAAGGGAGAAGGCGAGCCCCTCGCCGACGGACAACTCGCCACCGTGCACTACACCGGATACATCGACGACGGCTATTCGTTCGATAGCTCCCGCAAGCGAGCCCAGCCCATGACCTTCCGCTGGCCCGGACAGATGATCCCCGGCTGGAACCTCGGGGTCGCGGGTCTCAAGAACGGAGAGCGTCGCAGGGTCATCATCCCCTCCGACCTCGGATACGGACCCAACGGGAACCCGCAGGCACGCATCCCAGGCAACGCACGCCTCACCTTCGATATCGAATGCGTGCTCCTCCAGGATGCGCCGGTCCAGAGCCAGCCCTCGCCCTCCGGCGGCCACTGA
- the mdh gene encoding malate dehydrogenase: MRRAKISIIGAGNVGATCAHWAAAKELGDIVLLDIPNKDKPEQHMPKGKALDLACCAPIERFDSTIHGTFDYKDIAGSDIVVITAGLPRKPGMSRDDLLAVNVPIVRSVSEKVKEFAPDSIIIVVANPLDAMVYTAWKTTGFPTSRIMGQAGALDVARFRQFVAMELGVSVEDISALLLGGHGDDMVPLPRLTSVSGIPLTELMPADKIHACVERAKVGGGEIVKLMGTSAYYAPASGTIQMVEAIVKDKKRIVPSAAYCEDEFGVAPGKKGKGYFVGVPALLGSKGVERIVTFGLTTDEQKLMDESVSHVKDLVGAVTKLFPDLA, encoded by the coding sequence ATGCGTCGTGCCAAGATCAGCATCATCGGAGCGGGCAACGTCGGAGCCACGTGCGCCCACTGGGCAGCCGCGAAGGAACTCGGCGACATCGTCCTCCTCGACATCCCGAACAAGGACAAACCCGAACAGCACATGCCCAAGGGCAAGGCACTCGACCTCGCCTGTTGCGCTCCGATCGAGCGATTCGACAGCACGATCCACGGAACCTTCGACTACAAAGACATCGCGGGCTCTGACATCGTCGTCATCACCGCCGGTCTGCCCCGCAAGCCGGGGATGAGCCGCGACGACCTTCTGGCCGTCAACGTCCCCATCGTTCGCAGTGTGAGCGAGAAGGTGAAGGAGTTTGCGCCCGATTCGATCATCATTGTCGTCGCAAACCCGCTCGACGCGATGGTGTACACGGCCTGGAAGACAACCGGATTCCCGACCAGTCGCATCATGGGCCAGGCAGGCGCGCTCGACGTCGCTCGATTCCGCCAGTTCGTCGCGATGGAACTCGGCGTCAGCGTCGAAGACATCTCCGCGCTCTTGCTCGGTGGTCACGGTGACGACATGGTTCCTCTCCCGCGCCTCACCAGCGTCAGCGGCATCCCCCTCACCGAACTCATGCCCGCAGACAAGATCCACGCATGCGTCGAGCGTGCCAAGGTCGGTGGCGGCGAGATCGTCAAGCTCATGGGCACCAGCGCGTACTACGCCCCCGCCAGCGGCACCATCCAGATGGTCGAGGCGATCGTCAAGGACAAGAAGCGGATCGTTCCCAGTGCCGCGTACTGCGAGGACGAGTTCGGCGTCGCCCCAGGCAAAAAGGGCAAGGGCTACTTCGTCGGCGTCCCCGCTCTGCTCGGCTCAAAGGGCGTTGAGCGCATCGTCACCTTCGGCCTCACGACCGACGAGCAGAAACTCATGGATGAGTCGGTCAGCCACGTCAAGGACCTCGTTGGTGCAGTGACCAAGCTCTTCCCCGACCTCGCATGA
- a CDS encoding PEP-CTERM sorting domain-containing protein (PEP-CTERM proteins occur, often in large numbers, in the proteomes of bacteria that also encode an exosortase, a predicted intramembrane cysteine proteinase. The presence of a PEP-CTERM domain at a protein's C-terminus predicts cleavage within the sorting domain, followed by covalent anchoring to some some component of the (usually Gram-negative) cell surface. Many PEP-CTERM proteins exhibit an unusual sequence composition that includes large numbers of potential glycosylation sites. Expression of one such protein has been shown restore the ability of a bacterium to form floc, a type of biofilm.) — MMKSTKKIVAVCGMVLVAAGVASASPTYLVTEGSTLFRASSGGGVQSFALSDDIVSMFTMPGGEIWAISSTASVNGTFELYRLDGAFSAAPSLTLLYDGFDSTYPGMVFANGSIYGYRGGSQNLDQINPVTFAVTPVGPTGTISNGGAAYDAATDTFWGASSNSDAIYTVDYSLSNGPTPASTLVGSMGFDFQNHDLDFFNGTLYAAVQRNDLGTLEVGWIDQMTGAFMTDMVLENVYTPGVVGMVVVPAPSAAGLLMIGSALAFGRRRR; from the coding sequence ATGATGAAGAGCACGAAGAAGATCGTCGCGGTGTGTGGAATGGTCTTGGTCGCGGCGGGAGTCGCGTCCGCATCACCAACGTATCTGGTCACAGAGGGTTCGACACTCTTCCGCGCCTCGTCGGGCGGGGGCGTGCAGTCATTCGCCCTGTCCGACGACATTGTGTCGATGTTCACGATGCCCGGAGGCGAGATCTGGGCGATCAGCTCGACAGCGAGCGTGAACGGCACCTTTGAGCTATACCGGCTTGATGGAGCGTTCTCGGCTGCTCCTTCGCTGACGCTGTTGTATGACGGATTCGACAGCACGTATCCGGGCATGGTCTTCGCGAACGGCTCGATCTACGGGTATCGGGGCGGCTCGCAGAACCTGGACCAGATCAACCCCGTCACCTTCGCCGTGACGCCTGTCGGACCCACGGGAACTATCAGCAACGGCGGCGCGGCATATGACGCGGCGACGGACACCTTCTGGGGTGCGAGCAGCAACTCCGACGCGATCTACACCGTCGACTACTCGCTCAGCAACGGACCGACGCCGGCGAGCACGCTGGTCGGCTCCATGGGATTTGACTTCCAGAATCACGATCTGGATTTCTTCAACGGGACGTTGTATGCAGCGGTGCAGCGGAATGACCTCGGCACGCTCGAGGTCGGCTGGATCGACCAGATGACGGGCGCGTTCATGACGGACATGGTCCTTGAGAATGTGTACACCCCGGGCGTTGTCGGTATGGTTGTCGTGCCCGCGCCCTCAGCGGCCGGGCTGCTGATGATCGGCTCCGCGCTGGCCTTCGGGCGTCGTCGTCGCTGA
- a CDS encoding tetratricopeptide repeat protein codes for MMNRSEPDNKVQDGQWRAGKVNLATLIAALVLLSAFILSILTISGRPEPSVASGAPNQQRISPAEATEAILVSVQQHVRAGDHGQAAAILEEAVRNYADQQELRIALAETYIALNRSGDAYEQFLAALTIGPRDASTEFAAGTMARMNNRFDLALEHYSAAQNAEKSNPTYPLYLAQMQRKLDLTEDAKVSLLRVVALQPENAIAWGTLADIALAENKIDLALQHVARARELEPRVGAWRLIEARALKRQSKPEQALLVLDGLSDLDRQELHNVRLIAECNAMLGKRQEAVACVVDASRARPGDADLALEAAIWLYNAGDKDAARTFAMRAYTLGSDSASSLLEQIGE; via the coding sequence ATGATGAACCGGTCAGAGCCAGACAACAAAGTACAAGACGGGCAGTGGCGAGCCGGCAAGGTCAACCTCGCCACACTCATTGCCGCCCTCGTTCTTCTTTCCGCCTTCATTCTCAGCATCCTGACCATATCCGGACGCCCTGAACCGAGTGTGGCATCAGGAGCACCCAATCAGCAGCGGATCTCGCCCGCGGAAGCGACCGAGGCCATACTTGTCTCCGTCCAGCAACACGTGCGGGCGGGTGATCACGGGCAAGCCGCAGCGATCCTCGAAGAAGCCGTGAGGAACTATGCCGATCAGCAGGAACTGCGGATCGCTCTTGCAGAGACCTACATCGCACTCAATCGCTCGGGTGATGCATACGAGCAGTTCCTCGCCGCACTGACGATCGGTCCTCGGGACGCATCAACCGAATTCGCAGCCGGCACGATGGCGAGGATGAACAATCGCTTCGATCTCGCGCTCGAGCACTACTCCGCCGCCCAGAATGCCGAGAAGTCCAATCCGACCTATCCGCTCTATCTCGCCCAGATGCAGCGCAAGCTGGATCTGACGGAAGACGCCAAGGTCTCGCTCTTGAGAGTGGTCGCGCTCCAGCCCGAGAACGCGATCGCATGGGGCACCCTGGCCGACATCGCACTCGCTGAGAACAAGATCGATCTCGCTCTCCAGCACGTCGCGCGTGCCCGCGAGCTCGAGCCGAGAGTGGGTGCATGGCGACTGATCGAGGCGAGAGCTCTGAAGCGTCAGTCGAAGCCGGAGCAGGCCTTGCTCGTTCTCGACGGTCTCTCCGATCTGGATCGCCAGGAGTTGCACAACGTCCGCCTGATCGCCGAGTGCAACGCGATGCTCGGCAAACGCCAGGAGGCGGTCGCCTGCGTCGTCGATGCCTCCCGGGCTCGGCCGGGCGATGCAGATCTCGCTCTGGAGGCCGCGATCTGGCTCTACAACGCCGGCGACAAGGACGCCGCCCGCACATTCGCCATGCGTGCCTATACACTTGGCAGTGACTCTGCTTCATCGCTGCTCGAACAGATCGGGGAATGA
- a CDS encoding class I tRNA ligase family protein — protein MTDHAPNPSSSTDPKPGAAAPSNDLPKTYKPTEHEDRIRAHWESTGAFHADPSRVLNGEAEPYAIVIPPPNVTAALHLGHALNNTLQDVLVRAHRMKGFETLWMPGTDHAGIATQSVVEKRVLKEEGRRRADFKGEEGRREFVGKIQAFKDEYEKVITDQLKRMGCSCDWERQRFTMDEVCAAAVREAFFQLFKDGLIYRGKRLVNWDPVLQTAVADDECFDQEIDGAFYYLRYPLVRDKGDGKGITWGELKHLGFPAEHIKGAANERAWITVATTRPETYLGDTAVAVSPKDPRAAVLKDLCVELPIIKRVVPILVDSYVVLPESLATSEEEKNDPKAKFATGFLKVTPAHDENDYQLYQRHKERVDSLMRVGDGLCNMMESDGRVTSEKLWSESKDGAMFVGLTMADARNRVVAEFKQRGLLEEVRPYRHSVKHSDRSKAIIEPYLSDQWYVRVTDSKLAGAAVDAMVPEQRGALGGTALQSGGSAIDSFKSRPLAPAGFVGMDPYPPFEPSPNGLIRSLRNLPHVELKGATYFVTWRLMTGALSAQERTAVLESMRHGEGEAFDLFAACVMPDHVHAIIRPLQTIGVGEWVSGVKKFTARRINESRRTNGHLWQDERFDHIVRDRGWLGDFVEYILRNPVEDGICARPSDYAWTYLSASILECIWKQKDQRHTALESGATKDRDTGDGSLKFYPERYAKTYETWHENIRDWCISRQLWWGHRIPVYYLHQNTAQGVDVGVPQSWEIQNLQQESRIDDLGFRAASACGVASEIHFNRDGVNSVAPSTGKSLGERIYFGIACARTERAQKFLSHIQRIARRGSMDEQKAEWAAFKSEYGEAAWQNARELASQLSDVTQDPDVLDTWFSSALWPMSTMGWPDAAAAAKATGIADFPQMLDAFNPTSVLCTAREIITLWVSRMVMFNRYLRPEGTKAHRHEGTKKESPEGGKGKGPVPFRDVFIHSVIQDGEGRKMSKSLGNGVDPLDIIESHGSDAMRFTLVQMTTSTQDVRMPVERDPTSGKNTSPKFDQGRNFCNKLWNAARFVVSILEKAEGTEAQRHEGTKESVRAGDLSLIDRWMLSRVAATVADIDQSLASYQYAPYATAMYDLLWRDFCDWYLEAIKPTVASSAPQRAVLRATLDAILRMLHPIAPYITEAIHERVRSLPPTAAIAGLDLVGEPKDAARRANAKWNGLLCREHWPKADAALRDAEAEASFERLRQLVTACREVRSQHQVAPKRRVKLHVHADLAAEITSAAGMVETLAGLAEAGVSKPTGASVSFMFDSKECFLSDLADQVDAGAERERLAKQVADLDKSIAALEGRLGNPGYADRAPKHLVDQTRDQLAKAIADREAARANLARLS, from the coding sequence ATGACCGATCACGCACCGAATCCGTCTTCCAGCACCGATCCGAAGCCCGGAGCGGCTGCGCCCTCGAACGACCTCCCGAAGACCTACAAGCCCACCGAGCACGAGGATCGTATCCGTGCACACTGGGAGTCCACCGGCGCGTTCCACGCTGACCCTTCGCGCGTTCTGAACGGGGAGGCGGAGCCGTATGCGATCGTGATTCCGCCCCCGAACGTCACCGCCGCGCTGCACCTTGGCCACGCGCTCAACAACACGCTGCAGGATGTGCTGGTGCGGGCCCACCGGATGAAGGGGTTCGAGACGCTGTGGATGCCGGGGACGGACCACGCGGGGATCGCCACGCAGAGCGTGGTCGAAAAGCGCGTGCTGAAGGAAGAGGGAAGACGCCGCGCGGACTTCAAGGGCGAAGAAGGCCGGCGCGAGTTCGTCGGAAAGATCCAGGCGTTCAAGGACGAGTACGAGAAGGTCATCACGGATCAGCTCAAGCGGATGGGGTGCTCGTGCGACTGGGAGCGCCAGCGGTTCACGATGGATGAGGTGTGTGCCGCGGCGGTGCGCGAGGCGTTCTTCCAGCTGTTCAAGGATGGGCTGATCTATCGCGGCAAGCGCCTGGTGAACTGGGATCCGGTGCTGCAGACCGCGGTGGCGGATGATGAGTGCTTCGATCAGGAGATCGATGGAGCGTTCTATTACTTGCGGTATCCGCTGGTGCGTGACAAGGGTGACGGAAAGGGAATCACGTGGGGTGAGCTCAAGCACCTCGGATTCCCGGCTGAGCACATCAAGGGCGCGGCGAATGAGCGAGCTTGGATTACGGTCGCGACGACCAGGCCGGAGACGTACCTCGGCGATACCGCGGTGGCGGTGAGCCCGAAGGATCCTCGCGCGGCAGTGCTCAAGGACCTCTGCGTGGAGCTGCCCATCATCAAGCGGGTGGTGCCGATCCTTGTGGACTCGTACGTGGTGCTGCCGGAGTCGCTTGCGACGAGCGAAGAAGAGAAGAACGACCCGAAGGCGAAGTTCGCCACGGGGTTCCTGAAAGTGACGCCCGCGCACGATGAGAACGACTACCAGCTCTACCAGCGGCACAAGGAGCGGGTGGACTCGCTGATGAGAGTCGGTGACGGTCTCTGCAACATGATGGAGTCGGATGGCCGCGTGACAAGCGAGAAATTGTGGAGCGAATCGAAGGACGGCGCAATGTTTGTGGGTCTCACCATGGCCGATGCGCGAAATCGCGTGGTCGCCGAGTTCAAGCAGCGCGGGCTGCTCGAAGAGGTAAGGCCGTACCGCCACAGCGTCAAGCACAGCGACCGAAGCAAGGCGATCATCGAGCCGTACCTGAGCGATCAGTGGTACGTGAGGGTGACGGACTCGAAACTGGCCGGTGCTGCGGTGGACGCGATGGTGCCGGAACAAAGAGGGGCCTTGGGTGGCACCGCTCTCCAGAGCGGTGGTTCGGCCATCGATAGCTTCAAGTCCCGCCCCCTTGCACCAGCGGGCTTTGTCGGAATGGACCCTTATCCACCATTTGAGCCCTCTCCCAATGGGCTCATTCGCTCTCTTCGCAACCTGCCACATGTGGAACTCAAGGGTGCCACTTACTTTGTGACATGGCGATTGATGACAGGCGCGTTATCTGCTCAGGAACGAACTGCTGTCCTCGAATCAATGAGGCATGGCGAGGGCGAGGCATTCGATCTCTTTGCCGCGTGCGTCATGCCCGACCATGTGCACGCGATCATCCGGCCGTTGCAGACCATCGGTGTGGGAGAGTGGGTTTCAGGCGTCAAGAAGTTCACCGCTCGCAGAATCAACGAATCAAGAAGAACGAACGGGCATCTGTGGCAGGATGAGCGGTTCGACCACATCGTCCGTGACCGGGGCTGGCTTGGCGACTTTGTCGAGTACATCCTCCGCAATCCAGTCGAGGACGGTATCTGTGCACGGCCATCCGACTACGCATGGACGTATCTGTCCGCGTCGATTCTCGAATGCATATGGAAGCAGAAAGACCAAAGGCACACCGCTCTGGAGAGCGGTGCCACCAAAGACAGAGACACCGGCGACGGCTCGCTGAAGTTCTATCCGGAGCGGTACGCGAAGACGTACGAGACGTGGCACGAGAACATCAGGGACTGGTGCATCAGCCGCCAGCTTTGGTGGGGGCATCGGATACCGGTTTACTATCTTCATCAGAACACTGCACAGGGCGTAGATGTTGGCGTACCTCAATCTTGGGAGATTCAGAACCTGCAGCAAGAGTCTCGAATTGACGATCTTGGATTTCGAGCAGCGAGCGCATGCGGGGTCGCCTCTGAGATTCATTTCAATAGAGATGGCGTCAACAGCGTTGCTCCCAGCACCGGAAAATCCCTCGGCGAACGCATTTACTTTGGCATTGCTTGTGCTCGCACTGAGCGAGCACAAAAGTTTTTGTCGCACATCCAGCGGATAGCGCGGCGAGGCTCGATGGACGAACAGAAGGCCGAATGGGCGGCATTCAAGAGCGAGTACGGTGAAGCTGCCTGGCAGAACGCTCGGGAGCTCGCGAGTCAGCTATCGGACGTGACACAAGATCCCGACGTCCTCGACACGTGGTTCTCGTCCGCCCTGTGGCCTATGAGCACGATGGGGTGGCCGGACGCGGCAGCCGCGGCGAAGGCGACGGGGATCGCAGATTTCCCGCAGATGCTCGACGCGTTCAACCCGACATCGGTGCTGTGCACGGCGCGGGAGATCATCACCCTGTGGGTCAGCCGCATGGTGATGTTCAATAGGTACCTCAGACCGGAAGGCACGAAGGCACACAGGCACGAAGGCACGAAGAAGGAGAGCCCGGAAGGAGGCAAGGGGAAGGGTCCCGTGCCGTTCCGCGACGTCTTCATCCACTCGGTCATCCAGGATGGCGAGGGGCGGAAGATGTCCAAGTCGCTCGGTAACGGCGTGGACCCGCTCGACATCATCGAGAGCCACGGCTCCGACGCGATGCGCTTCACGCTCGTCCAGATGACGACGAGCACGCAGGATGTGCGGATGCCCGTCGAGCGTGACCCCACCAGCGGCAAGAACACCAGCCCGAAGTTCGACCAGGGGCGGAACTTCTGCAACAAGCTCTGGAATGCGGCACGGTTCGTGGTCTCCATTCTGGAGAAGGCGGAAGGCACGGAGGCACAAAGGCACGAAGGCACGAAGGAGAGCGTGAGAGCGGGTGATCTTTCGCTGATCGACAGGTGGATGCTCTCGCGCGTGGCGGCGACAGTGGCTGATATCGATCAGTCGCTCGCGTCGTACCAGTACGCGCCGTACGCGACCGCGATGTACGACCTCTTGTGGCGTGATTTCTGCGACTGGTATCTGGAAGCGATCAAGCCGACGGTTGCATCCTCCGCGCCGCAGCGGGCGGTGCTGCGTGCGACGCTGGATGCGATCCTGCGGATGCTGCATCCGATCGCGCCGTACATCACCGAGGCGATCCACGAGCGTGTACGGTCGCTCCCCCCCACCGCTGCCATCGCGGGACTGGATCTTGTGGGCGAACCCAAGGACGCCGCGCGGCGTGCGAACGCGAAGTGGAACGGGCTGCTCTGCCGCGAGCATTGGCCGAAGGCGGATGCGGCGCTGCGAGATGCCGAGGCCGAGGCCTCGTTCGAGCGGCTGCGCCAGTTGGTGACGGCCTGCCGCGAGGTGCGGAGCCAGCACCAGGTGGCGCCGAAGCGGCGCGTGAAACTGCACGTCCACGCCGATCTGGCGGCAGAGATCACCTCCGCCGCCGGAATGGTCGAAACGCTCGCGGGACTCGCCGAAGCCGGCGTTTCGAAGCCCACCGGCGCGTCCGTGTCGTTCATGTTCGACTCAAAGGAGTGCTTCCTCAGCGATCTTGCCGATCAGGTGGATGCGGGCGCGGAGCGCGAGCGTCTGGCGAAGCAGGTGGCCGATCTCGACAAGTCGATCGCGGCGCTCGAGGGACGGCTCGGCAATCCCGGATACGCCGACCGGGCTCCCAAGCACCTGGTCGATCAGACACGGGACCAACTGGCCAAGGCCATCGCTGATCGCGAGGCGGCGCGGGCGAACCTCGCGAGACTCTCGTGA
- a CDS encoding 4Fe-4S binding protein, with protein sequence MPHVIAEPCIGTKDTSCVEVCPVDCIHPTKAEADFGTCDQLYIDPDTCIDCGLCVDECPVKAIFPQEDLPTEWNKYIQINLEYYKK encoded by the coding sequence ATGCCACACGTCATCGCCGAACCCTGCATCGGAACCAAGGACACCTCGTGCGTCGAGGTCTGCCCCGTTGACTGCATCCACCCCACCAAGGCAGAGGCCGATTTCGGCACCTGCGATCAGCTCTACATCGACCCGGACACCTGCATCGACTGCGGGCTCTGCGTCGACGAGTGTCCGGTGAAGGCGATCTTCCCACAAGAGGATCTGCCGACCGAGTGGAACAAGTACATCCAGATCAATCTGGAGTACTACAAGAAATAA